A genomic segment from Salvia splendens isolate huo1 chromosome 13, SspV2, whole genome shotgun sequence encodes:
- the LOC121760588 gene encoding 30S ribosomal protein S2-like, giving the protein MTRRYWNINLEEMLEAGVHFGHGTRKWNPKMAPYISAKRKASRGKQFLIVGTKKKAADSVAWAAIKARNLLAAEKIKQKNLQKSKPPTAEMVDSGVAAAATEQRQTITTSTAESTKSEAVNAPSSSDRPIRVYAGGIFASHSWRRRRSAGRRLRYGGG; this is encoded by the exons ATGACAAGAAGATATTGGAACATTAACTTGGAAGAGATGCTGGAGGCGGGAGTTCATTTTGGCCATGGTACTAGGAAATGGAATCCTAAAATGGCACCTTATATCTCTGCAAAGCGTAAAG CAAGTAGGGGAAAACAGTTCTTGATTGTTGGTACCAAAAAGAAAGCAGCTGATTCAGTAGCATGGGCTGCAATAAAAGCCCG TAATTTATTAGCAGCTGAAAAAATCAAGCAAAAGAATTTGCAGAAATCGAAACCGCCGACGGCTGAGATGGTTGATAGCGGTGTTGCtgcggcggcgacggagcagAGGCAGACCATCACCACCAGCACAGCTGAGAGCACCAAGAGCGAAGCCGTCAACGCTCCTTCTTCGTCTGACCGCCCAATTCGTGTCTATGCCGGCGGGATCTTTGCTTCTCACAGCTGGAGACGGCGACGGAGCGCCGGAAGGCGATTGCGCTACGGTGGAGGCTAG
- the LOC121762357 gene encoding phytoene synthase 2, chloroplastic-like, with the protein MSVAMLWVVSPTSEVFNGVGFLEPARDGNRILDSFRYSSRCKNVISDGSLNKGRKKRQSFSSMNADLRYAFLGCSSLENGGRLSLTSSMVASPAGEIALTSEQKVYDVILKQAALVKRRLKPDEDLDVKPDIVLPGSLGLLSEAYDRCREVCAEYAKTFYLGTLLMTRERRTAIWAIYVWCRRTDELVDGPNASHITPMALDRWEARLEDIFRGRPFDMLDAALADTVSRFPVDIQPFRDMIEGMRMDLWKSRYKNFDELYLYCYYVAGTVGLMSVPIMGIAPESQATTESVYNNALELGLANQLTNILRDVGEDARRGRIYLPQDELAQAGLSEEDIFAGKVTDKWRVFMKKQIKRARKFFDDAENGVKELSSASRWPVWASLLLYRQILDEIEANDYNNFTRRAYVGKPKKILALPVAYAKSLVPPRSSCALLNT; encoded by the exons ATGTCTGTTGCCATGTTGTGGGTGGTTTCTCCCACCTCTGAGGTGTTTAATGGAGTTGGGTTCTTGGAGCCAGCCCGGGATGGGAACCGGATTCTTGATTCGTTTAGGTATAGTTCTCGGTGCAAGAATGTGATCAGCGATGGCAGCCTGAACAAGGGTAGGAAGAAAAGGCAGAGCTTTAGCTCTATGAATGCAGATCTGAGGTATGCCTTCCTGGGGTGTTCGAGCTTGGAGAATGGGGGTAGACTCTCTCTCACATCGAGTATGGTAGCTTCTCCAGCAGGGGAAATCGCCTTAACATCCGAACAGAAGGTCTATGATGTGATTTTGAAGCAGGCAGCCTTGGTTAAGAGAAGGCTGAAACCTGACGAGGATTTAGATGTGAAGCCGGATATTGTGCTTCCGGGATCTCTTGGCTTGTTGAGTGAAGCTTATGATCGTTGTCGAGAAGTATGTGCTGAATATGCCAAGACATTTTACCTCG GTACACTGTTAATGACCCGGGAGAGGCGAACAGCTATCTGGGCAATATATg TCTGGTGTAGGAGAACAGATGAGCTTGTCGATGGGCCGAATGCATCACATATAACTCCAATGGCCTTAGATAGGTGGGAAGCGAGGCTGGAAGATATTTTTAGAGGGCGCCCTTTTGATATGCTCGATGCTGCTCTAGCAGATACTGTTTCGAGGTTTCCCGTTGACATCCAG CCATTCAGGGACATGATCGAGGGAATGAGAATGGACCTGTGGAAGTCGAGATACAAGAACTTCGACGAGCTGTATCTCTACTGCTATTATGTGGCTGGTACTGTAGGATTGATGAGTGTGCCGATCATGGGCATAGCACCCGAGTCCCAGGCTACGACAGAGAGTGTCTATAATAATGCTTTGGAGTTAGGGCTTGCTAATCAGTTGACCAACATTCTCAGAGACGTTGGAGAAGA TGCGCGACGTGGAAGAATCTATCTGCCTCAGGACGAATTGGCACAGGCGGGGCTATCAGAGGAGGACATATTTGCTGGGAAAGTAACTGATAAATGGAGAGTTTTCATGAAGAAGCAGATCAAGAGAGCGAGAAAATTCTTCGATGATGCAGAGAATGGCGTGAAAGAGCTGAGTTCGGCCAGCAGATGGCCG GTGTGGGCGTCGTTGCTTCTGTACCGACAGATCCTTGACGAGATAGAAGCAAATGACTACAACAACTTTACAAGGAGGGCTTATGTTGGCAAACCAAAGAAGATTTTAGCTTTGCCAGTTGCATATGCTAAGTCCCTTGTTCCTCCAAGAAGCTCATGTGCTCTTCTAAACACTTGA